A genomic segment from Candidatus Viadribacter manganicus encodes:
- a CDS encoding peptidylprolyl isomerase, translating into MKHTLIQTAQNEPQAEAFSGCSHGPVPAARRPANAPPVFVNGIAIPETAIAQEAQNHDAASGPEARAAAARALVIRELLLLRARALALEPTPARDAQGREETDEEALVRQVLELEVASVEPSDVECRRVYEGAASQFAAPELYEASHILFAPEHEGEAAWVAAYERAAAAIKAIGAGEPFAEWARACSACPTAEQGGSLGQLQRGDLADDLERALMDLSPGQIGAKPVRTRHGWHVIRLDQHSAAKELPFEVVKAFIKGSLRTRAWAASSARYVAALAASAQIEGLSLSLGSKV; encoded by the coding sequence ATGAAACACACCCTCATACAGACCGCACAGAATGAACCTCAGGCAGAGGCGTTCTCCGGTTGCAGTCATGGCCCCGTTCCTGCGGCGCGTCGTCCAGCCAACGCCCCGCCAGTGTTCGTGAACGGGATTGCGATACCGGAGACGGCGATTGCGCAAGAGGCGCAGAACCACGACGCGGCCTCCGGCCCAGAGGCTCGCGCCGCAGCCGCTCGCGCATTGGTCATTCGTGAGCTGCTCTTGCTCCGTGCTCGCGCGCTGGCATTGGAGCCGACGCCGGCGCGAGATGCTCAAGGGCGCGAAGAGACCGATGAGGAGGCGCTTGTCCGGCAAGTCCTCGAACTTGAGGTTGCTTCGGTTGAGCCAAGCGACGTTGAGTGCAGACGCGTCTACGAAGGCGCTGCGTCGCAGTTCGCCGCGCCTGAACTCTACGAAGCATCCCACATTCTGTTTGCCCCCGAACACGAAGGAGAGGCGGCCTGGGTCGCCGCTTATGAACGCGCTGCCGCCGCCATCAAAGCCATCGGCGCGGGAGAGCCGTTCGCCGAGTGGGCGCGCGCATGCTCGGCCTGTCCAACTGCAGAGCAGGGCGGTTCGCTCGGTCAGCTCCAGCGCGGCGACTTGGCAGATGATCTTGAACGCGCCTTGATGGATCTTAGTCCCGGTCAGATCGGTGCGAAGCCAGTTCGTACCCGCCATGGCTGGCACGTCATTCGTCTTGATCAGCACAGCGCGGCGAAGGAACTCCCGTTCGAAGTCGTCAAGGCTTTCATCAAGGGATCATTGCGCACACGTGCGTGGGCGGCTTCCTCGGCTCGCTATGTGGCGGCGCTTGCGGCGTCGGCTCAGATCGAGGGGCTCTCGCTTTCTTTGGGATCAAAGGTATGA
- a CDS encoding adenosylcobalamin-dependent ribonucleoside-diphosphate reductase: MPFDATISAEIWNAKYRFLNEGSDGDADVEGTWSRVAAAIAEAEPGRGRRHWREKFNDALMDFQFLPAGRIIAGAGTGRAVTLFNCFVMGTIPDNLDGIFEHLREAALTMQQGGGVGMDFSTIRPAGAPVRGVGAKASGPLSFMDAWDAMCRTVMSAGQRRGAMMACLRIDHPDIEDFIDAKRDPARLRNFNVSALVTNSFMAALAADQDWPLQFDGEIYRTVRARDLWARLMRATYDVAEPGVIFIDRVNASNNLAYCETVSATNPCGEQPLPPYGACLLGSINLSRLVESPFELNSRIDEARLADLTTTAVRFLDNVIDVSRYPLREQEIEAKAKRRIGLGITGLADALIFCNARYGAVDGVALTRRWLDTIRTAAYRASAELAAEKGAFPAYESALLERPMLASLDPDTRAMIAEHGLRNGCLTTIAPTGTISLLAGNTSSGIEPVFAFSYQRRVRQPDNSFVEEPVQDYALTLWKKLKGDAPPPEHSFVSAQTLTPADHLAMQAVAQQYIDSSISKTINCPEDISFEDFADVYTRAYDLGCKGCTTYRPNAVTGSILSVAKTDDAEKPVAETKLMSLTPRPDALIGSTYKIKWPESEHALYVTINDIEEDGKRRPFEIFINSKNMEHYAWTLALTRMISAVFRRGGDVSFVAEELKAVFDPRGGAWLGGRYVPSLLAAIGDVIQRHLDSDTIKAVVAQESGPRVKPRGCPKCGAAALIRAEGCDKCLECGYSKCS, encoded by the coding sequence ATGCCGTTCGACGCCACCATCTCTGCGGAAATTTGGAACGCCAAGTACCGCTTCCTCAACGAAGGCAGTGACGGTGACGCGGATGTCGAAGGCACGTGGTCGCGTGTCGCTGCCGCTATCGCTGAGGCCGAACCTGGACGCGGACGCCGTCACTGGCGCGAAAAGTTCAACGACGCGTTGATGGATTTTCAGTTCTTGCCCGCCGGAAGAATTATCGCCGGCGCGGGCACTGGCCGCGCGGTGACGCTGTTCAATTGCTTTGTCATGGGGACGATCCCGGACAATCTCGACGGCATCTTCGAGCATCTGCGGGAAGCGGCGCTGACGATGCAGCAAGGCGGCGGCGTCGGTATGGATTTCTCGACCATCCGGCCAGCAGGTGCGCCCGTGCGCGGCGTTGGCGCCAAGGCCTCCGGTCCGCTTTCCTTCATGGACGCCTGGGACGCCATGTGCCGAACGGTTATGTCCGCCGGCCAGCGTCGCGGCGCGATGATGGCTTGCTTGCGCATCGATCATCCGGACATCGAGGACTTTATCGACGCCAAGCGCGACCCCGCTCGACTGCGCAACTTCAATGTATCCGCCTTGGTGACCAATTCTTTCATGGCTGCGCTCGCGGCAGACCAAGATTGGCCGCTGCAGTTCGACGGCGAGATCTATCGCACCGTGCGCGCGCGCGATCTCTGGGCCCGACTGATGCGGGCAACCTATGACGTTGCCGAACCAGGCGTCATTTTCATCGACCGCGTGAACGCCTCCAACAACCTGGCCTATTGTGAAACCGTCTCGGCCACCAATCCGTGCGGGGAGCAACCGTTGCCGCCCTATGGTGCGTGTCTGCTCGGTTCAATCAACCTTTCTCGATTGGTCGAGAGTCCATTCGAGCTCAATTCGCGGATCGATGAAGCGCGACTGGCTGACCTCACCACCACCGCCGTTCGTTTCCTCGACAACGTCATCGACGTCTCTCGCTACCCACTGCGCGAACAGGAAATAGAGGCCAAGGCCAAACGGCGCATTGGTCTCGGCATCACAGGGCTTGCCGACGCGCTGATTTTCTGCAACGCGCGTTACGGCGCGGTCGATGGTGTGGCGCTTACGCGTCGATGGCTCGACACGATCCGGACCGCCGCTTACCGCGCCTCTGCCGAACTCGCCGCGGAGAAAGGAGCCTTCCCGGCCTATGAGTCGGCCCTCCTTGAGCGCCCCATGCTCGCGTCGCTCGATCCCGACACGCGCGCGATGATTGCGGAACACGGTCTGCGCAACGGTTGCCTCACCACAATCGCGCCCACCGGCACCATTTCACTGCTGGCTGGCAACACCTCGTCTGGCATCGAGCCCGTCTTTGCCTTCTCGTACCAACGGCGTGTGCGGCAACCCGACAATTCCTTCGTTGAAGAACCGGTCCAGGATTACGCGCTGACGCTCTGGAAGAAACTCAAAGGCGACGCCCCTCCTCCTGAGCATAGTTTCGTCAGCGCGCAAACGCTGACGCCCGCGGATCATCTGGCCATGCAGGCCGTGGCGCAGCAATACATCGACAGCTCGATCTCCAAGACGATCAATTGTCCGGAGGATATTTCGTTCGAGGATTTCGCCGACGTCTACACCAGGGCGTACGATCTCGGTTGCAAAGGCTGCACGACTTATCGCCCGAACGCGGTGACAGGCTCAATCCTCTCAGTCGCGAAAACCGACGATGCGGAAAAGCCTGTCGCGGAAACAAAGCTGATGAGCCTCACCCCACGGCCCGATGCGTTGATTGGCTCAACCTACAAGATCAAATGGCCCGAGAGCGAGCACGCGCTTTACGTCACGATCAACGACATCGAGGAAGACGGCAAGCGCCGACCGTTCGAGATCTTCATCAACTCGAAGAACATGGAGCACTATGCGTGGACATTAGCGCTGACGCGAATGATCTCGGCTGTATTCCGTCGCGGTGGCGACGTCTCATTCGTCGCCGAAGAGCTGAAGGCTGTGTTCGATCCCCGCGGCGGGGCCTGGCTTGGCGGGCGCTATGTGCCTTCTTTGCTCGCAGCCATCGGCGATGTCATCCAGCGTCACCTTGATAGCGATACGATCAAGGCTGTTGTCGCGCAAGAATCTGGCCCGCGGGTAAAGCCGAGAGGCTGTCCCAAGTGCGGCGCTGCCGCGCTGATACGCGCCGAGGGGTGCGATAAATGTCTTGAGTGCGGCTATTCGAAGTGTTCGTGA
- a CDS encoding hemerythrin domain-containing protein: MTPSLRDDGARRPTPHDPIEFILAEHLNHRRMCRALERLSDATEFDAAVITALLDFIRFDLTLHVIDEEEDFFPMLRQRCLPEDLVEDVLDRLTSEHAEDKALSVRVRDVLNACLIIRKPPHSIEGGAEALAAFAKHEMRHLTLENAVVVPLARRRFDAEDLRVLSLRLIARRRRVTAPDN; encoded by the coding sequence ATGACCCCCAGCCTGCGTGACGACGGCGCGCGCCGTCCCACGCCGCACGATCCGATTGAATTTATCTTGGCCGAGCATCTCAACCATCGGCGCATGTGCAGGGCCCTTGAGCGCCTTTCTGACGCGACGGAGTTTGACGCGGCTGTCATCACAGCATTGCTCGATTTCATACGTTTCGATCTCACGTTGCATGTGATCGACGAAGAGGAAGATTTCTTCCCGATGCTCCGGCAGCGATGCTTGCCGGAGGATCTTGTGGAGGATGTGCTCGATCGCCTGACCTCTGAGCATGCCGAGGACAAGGCGCTGTCAGTTCGGGTGCGCGACGTGCTCAACGCCTGCCTCATTATAAGGAAGCCGCCGCACTCTATTGAAGGTGGTGCGGAAGCGTTAGCCGCCTTCGCCAAGCACGAGATGCGTCATCTGACATTGGAGAATGCGGTTGTCGTGCCGTTGGCGCGTCGTCGCTTCGATGCCGAAGATCTCCGGGTGCTGAGCCTGCGCCTAATCGCCCGGCGCCGTCGCGTGACGGCGCCGGATAACTAG
- a CDS encoding ArdC family protein has protein sequence MSRAAPSTVVPSSDTPPTADTRHAAPAPSSPHTPSSTDAPDTHTARSGPVALAARVTAQLIDALNHGARPWVQPWDSAAALALPLRHNGVPYKGFNIIALWAAAAERQFTSRYWLTFKQAQALGGAVRRGERATHILFYKDLAPPSSGDTAASSADTGTGNAATPDTPARRVVLRSFAVFSASQIDNLPPHFFTTPAPAADNTFLAARLDPLFARVPVVTTHGGTRACYNPTTDTIHLPPRPAFVSLAQYFSTRLHELAHATGHPTRLARDAFLAPGPRSTAAYAREELVAELTAAFLGAELHLPVDHLEDHASYLDHWLQILDRDPGALLSAAAHAQRAADFLRPFLCPDTVVPVTPAARP, from the coding sequence ATGTCACGCGCCGCCCCTTCCACCGTTGTCCCTTCATCTGACACGCCGCCCACAGCGGACACGCGCCACGCCGCGCCCGCACCTTCCTCACCACACACTCCTTCCTCAACAGACGCGCCCGACACACACACCGCGCGTTCGGGCCCGGTTGCACTCGCGGCGCGCGTCACGGCGCAACTCATCGACGCGCTCAACCACGGCGCCCGTCCCTGGGTCCAACCCTGGGACAGCGCCGCCGCACTCGCCCTCCCGCTTCGTCACAACGGCGTCCCGTACAAGGGCTTTAACATCATCGCGTTGTGGGCCGCGGCGGCGGAACGCCAGTTCACCTCCCGCTACTGGCTGACCTTCAAACAAGCCCAAGCACTCGGCGGCGCGGTCCGCCGCGGCGAACGCGCGACACACATCCTCTTCTACAAAGACCTCGCGCCCCCTTCGTCCGGGGACACGGCCGCTTCGTCCGCCGACACCGGCACCGGCAACGCCGCCACCCCCGACACACCCGCGCGCCGTGTCGTGTTGCGTTCATTCGCGGTCTTCTCCGCCAGCCAAATCGACAACCTGCCGCCGCACTTCTTCACGACACCGGCCCCCGCCGCGGACAACACGTTCCTCGCCGCACGCCTCGACCCACTGTTCGCCCGCGTCCCCGTCGTCACCACACACGGCGGGACGCGCGCCTGCTACAACCCCACCACCGACACGATCCACCTCCCGCCGCGCCCCGCGTTCGTCTCCCTCGCCCAATACTTCAGCACGCGCCTCCACGAACTCGCGCACGCGACGGGCCACCCCACCCGCCTCGCCCGCGACGCCTTCCTCGCCCCCGGCCCGCGTTCCACCGCCGCCTACGCACGTGAAGAACTCGTCGCCGAACTCACCGCGGCCTTCCTCGGCGCCGAGTTACATCTGCCCGTCGACCACCTCGAAGACCACGCGTCGTACCTCGACCACTGGCTCCAAATCCTCGACCGCGACCCCGGCGCGTTGCTTTCGGCAGCGGCCCACGCCCAACGCGCCGCTGACTTCCTCCGCCCGTTCCTCTGCCCGGACACCGTTGTCCCCGTCACGCCAGCCGCACGCCCATGA
- a CDS encoding PGN_0703 family putative restriction endonuclease, whose translation MAMHNPELLPLIPERLLRQHHVYERHDGRFRAAARLLQALWRERRKLSEGHYTNAAGTRRRLGSRLATDAARAGANFLTPDIFGQARLDYAYREPGALIDVERMHANLLSSMPLAFNLLAPLKADKKLARRVFNQLAPGIAKDITHIQFEHSPGRGDPTFTSDGTAFDAFATARAPDGAKTFIAIEVKYSESLNEPEARLRPRYDELSRSSGLFAEPDDTALRKNPLQGLWRGHMLAQSMVDAGIFDRGVFVLVAPRQNRDVQRAARAYAKRLTNADGKVAFLNVELEDAIDAIRSGGAPDLAAALRERYVDFTPVHDLVRQACLNTPRRRRSLRPAPRPASAQPRPPRSPLAAAR comes from the coding sequence ATGGCGATGCACAACCCCGAACTTCTGCCGCTCATCCCCGAACGCCTACTCCGACAACACCACGTCTACGAGCGACACGACGGCCGCTTCCGCGCCGCCGCGCGCCTTCTGCAAGCGCTCTGGCGCGAACGGCGCAAACTATCCGAAGGCCACTACACCAACGCCGCCGGCACGCGCCGCCGTTTGGGTTCGCGCCTTGCGACCGACGCCGCCCGCGCTGGTGCGAACTTCTTGACACCCGACATCTTCGGCCAAGCGCGGCTCGACTACGCGTACCGCGAGCCAGGCGCGTTGATCGACGTAGAACGCATGCACGCCAACTTGCTCTCGTCGATGCCGCTCGCCTTCAACCTCCTCGCGCCCCTCAAGGCCGACAAGAAACTCGCGCGCCGCGTCTTCAACCAACTCGCGCCGGGCATTGCCAAAGACATCACTCACATCCAGTTCGAGCACTCGCCCGGACGCGGCGACCCCACGTTTACGTCCGACGGCACGGCGTTCGACGCCTTCGCCACCGCACGCGCCCCCGACGGCGCGAAAACCTTCATCGCTATCGAGGTCAAATACAGCGAGAGCCTCAACGAACCGGAAGCGCGCCTGCGCCCGCGCTACGACGAACTCTCGCGTTCGAGCGGCCTCTTCGCCGAACCCGACGACACGGCGCTACGCAAGAACCCGCTGCAAGGTCTATGGCGCGGGCACATGTTGGCGCAGAGCATGGTCGACGCCGGCATCTTTGATCGCGGCGTGTTCGTCCTTGTTGCGCCGCGCCAAAATCGGGACGTGCAACGCGCAGCGCGCGCCTACGCCAAGCGGCTCACCAACGCGGACGGCAAAGTCGCCTTCCTCAATGTTGAGCTGGAGGACGCGATCGACGCGATCCGCTCCGGCGGCGCGCCCGACCTCGCCGCCGCCCTGCGCGAGCGCTACGTCGACTTCACTCCGGTGCACGACCTCGTCCGCCAGGCGTGCCTCAACACGCCACGCCGCCGTCGATCGTTGCGCCCAGCGCCGCGACCAGCAAGTGCACAGCCTCGACCGCCGCGCAGCCCGCTGGCGGCCGCACGCTAG